The window catcattacattCATCCAGAGACACAGGCCAGGGAGGGTTTTTGGGAGAAGTGGCAGATAGGAGGGGAAAGGTGTGATGGGAAGGTATGTGATGATATCACGTCACGATGCAGAGTGCTTTTCTGACTGGACCTGGAAAACATAGATGAGGGGGGAGGGGTCATCCCGTCCGACTCCCCCCCTTGACCCCTCCCTCCACGGCGGCGTCTCATAGTCCCAATATCTGGCGCTCTCTAGTGATATAAGCAATGTGGACAGAAGATGgtgtgacagagaaagagagaactcATTGCATGAAccttttcagtgaaaaaaaaaactctttcatgGTGAAAAATTATTCACAATCCTTCCCACAATTCCCTTTGGCACAAGCCTTTGTTGTAACTTAAAATGGCCTTCTGTAATTACTGTACCCGCTTGGTCATAAATATTAAAGAACTTAAAGATATAGTATgaaaaaatgacacttaagactggttttgtaatCCAGGGTCATATATCAGGGATGTTCGAACTTTTTAATGCCAAGGACAAGTTTTATCATTCTCATTTGatcagatagaaaaaaaaaaattatagagaataaaataaaaaaacagaatgtgattcagtttaaaaataaatgtagagtACAATGAATTATTTCCCTGCAACTTAATATTCAGACACAtcactaaatttatttttatatacgcATATAAGATTACTAGAAACTATTCCATATTTGAAAAGAGAACTGGAGAGTGGAAAAGGAAGTAAAGGCAGTTTTTCTTCCATGATAAGCCTAAATATTCTTCTGGTGCCCTGAGCGAGTTGAATTACTATACTTGGATTTGTGTAAAGGACATAAAGATATTTTTAGCTCAGACAGAGGATCCCAGAGGACAAAAGCATGGGATTATATATCATCAGCCTATATATATTCCTGACATTCCTCTAatgaaaaaacatttgaaattaatATACGCTGATTGTACTAAATTCACAGCAGTGGGACATTGTTTCccaaaatcttaatttttcaTAGGCATATTGTTCCTGCTATGTTTTGAGGTAAATTTGATTACTTAAATGTTTGTGCTTGAGTTATGTTAGTTCAGTTTATTATTTACTTGTTGAATAAAGTACCGTACATGTACTTTAGATGCTCCCCACTGTTAACTGATGTGTAAGAAAAACTAATGTATAAAACACCCTTTGTCATCCGAATTCAGTCATTTGTTAATTGTTCTTACCGTGTTATTGGTTGTTATGGACTCCGTCCCATCAAGCTGAGGGCCCTGGTAGACTCTCAACTGATGATGATCTGAATATTCAGAGTTTGGGTGAGCAGCGCTGAAATCGAGGGGTGGCAGCTGGACAGTATGTGGTCCTTGTCCAGGTGGAGGATATGAAGGAGGTGGGGCATAGACCTGAGGAAGTGAAGGGTCACCATTGCCTTGCCCCGCCTCTTGGGCAGCGGCACCCTAAAATGAGATAGAGATGCACTGTTTAGAACTgtttattacaagaaaaaaatatgatttgatCAATTAGTCATGGTAGCATATGTTTTTCCATTACTTTAACAGATCAAAACATTTTACCAGTtttaacttcttctttttttttcttttttgtttttaattcagcgtgattttttaaatctgttaaaaAAGCCTGTTTGATTATACTTCATACTTATAATCAGCAACTGATCATCTTTTTACAAAATCAGTTTCTGGAAATTCTCCCAATGAAACAGACACAAAAAGCATTTCCAACAAATTCATACCTCCTTCAGTTTGTTAAAATAAgcaatccaatttttttttttttatcagataaaaCTGACTTGAATTTACCAGCTATAAAGAAGCCGACATACTCTTACTATGTTGTTTGCAAATCAAAGAcactaaaaaaaacacagataaacCAATTCTGACATCACATAGAGGTCCTGACAAAGATACAACATATAGCCTATTCAAAATCAGGAGTATAAATCAGACATCTCACCCCTTCAGCGCATTCCACAGGCGACCCAATACTCACCAACAACTGACGCATGCTTTAATGGAAAGCTTTCACCCGCCCACCCCACCATAAGTCCTCGCGCCCACCAATCACAGAGAACCAAACCTGTCTCAAAGGGGAACTTTACACCAGCTGTGTTCATTTGTTCATGTCAGTCATCAACCTGTTTCAGCCTCCTACTCTTAGACACTAAACAGACACACAACTGTTTGGATAAAAGTTTATTCTTACATACTAATAACTCAACTGCTCTGTAAAACTCTGCTCCTATTCATGTTCAGGTGAaagcattttgatttatttattttatttatttaaaccagaCCAACCAGATTTCTGTGACTATACTGAAGTGTGTACAGTGTGCATGAAATAGATCAGGTGAAAGAGGTTAGATCACTCAAGTAACTGTTCACTCTGAGTTCTTCAAACAAAGAAAACTGGAGATATTCAATTCACTCAGATACAATTTTATGCGTACATGTCAAATGATATTGATATTGTCAAGCTTTGGTTAATAGACTGGTTTCATTTCTGAGTCTGttcaacatataatataataaaatgcataaaattatgggcaaaataattaaaccagtatacaccacacacacacacacacacacaaacacactttttatgtgtttatcagctgtttgtcaGATAAGGGTAAATTTAGACTTCACTGATAAACTATGACACTGAGAGACACAGCTTTGATTGGATATCACCACCAAGCTTAGATTCCTTTAGCAGAAACAAAAGTTTCATATTACAACATGGTTTCTTTCTCATCATAGCTATTTTTCAGCATTGGGATGTTATATACCATAGTTGACTGTTTACAAGAGCATGGCATCTTTCCTTCAttcctttaaaaaagaaaaagaaaaaaaaaacctgaaagctACTTGACACCCCTGTTAAAGGTTTATGAAATGTAAACAGGTTTTGTCAGGTGTGAACGGAAACACTACAGTGATTTGAGTACTGCTGACTCAAAATGTCACCTAGTGTGGCGTTGCTGCTGGCTGTAGATCAAGTCAAAGATCAAAATGAAGACTTCAGACTTTGGAGAATTTATTCAACAAGAATACACGCTTGGTGAGATATTTACATACAGTTATAACTTTCATAAACAACACCCTGCTATGTTCTTCTACAGAGGATATGGAGACTAATCATAAACAAGCATGAGATAATTGTTCAAACACACTAGCTGCTATCTAACATGCAAAGGTGTCATTTGAGATTTGTAAACCGTTCTGTTTCCCATCCTGATTCTTTGTGACTGTGAGAGTATTTAAATAAAGCCTCTATCTAGCAGATAAAATGTATCTTCTAGTATATTGGCTGATAGGAGATTCCctccccttcacacacacacacacacacacacactggcccctTCAGCTGTCAGGTCTGGGGTTAAAGATCAGAGGCAGGATGCCAGGTGCGTGCTCTGACAGCTGCGGGATCATTCAAACACTCACACAGAGCTGATGACAAGAACTGCTTATGTAGACTATACTCCTATATTACAAGGCTCTCTGAAATACTTGATTCTGTTGGCCAGTTGTGGCATACTGTGCCTACTACTAAAATATAACTGGCTGTTTGCCCTGGCAACCAGGtaggtgttttattatttttaaaaaaaaattttaatcaacAGATGTTTAATCCAATTAAGGcagttttaatgtaatattatttgtaaatagtacttatctacatttttaattagcttttcattttgtatttaaacattttcttttaacctaatttaagttttagttattttgatgtcattattattttaaagaatatattatattaaaataaatatttattttattgtttttagattattattattagtttagtttagtgttatgttattttagttaattaaattatttacattttttttaaattaatgaaaaacatttttaacagttaacaataaacaaatgatataaagaaatatatatataaaaaattgaataaaccaACCAACACTTTACATTATTTCACTCTGCAGTCTCtttttttagtcatttaaaatgtattaatattggtTGTGCcagtcattattgcaaaataaaccatTTTGGGTGACACAATAAACCTCAGATTAACATTAACAGGGTTTATttagggggttattttaataatgaatatcTATTTATTAATCATTCAATCAAtaaacagacatgcacacacaaataaatcaacCAAATTATACAATTTTGCACTAATGCAAACATAGCTATCAAAATGACCACATAATTCCGCCCAAACATAAAAGGTTCAATCAAAGTATAACAGATGAACAGCAACTAAAGGAGCAGAAGCAACTATGAAAATTCCTCTGTTTCAAGTCCTACTCTTTAGATGACATAATCTGTCACTTCAGATAAACTCAAGGGGAAACCTGAGACtctatatatttctatatctGTGTGTGAGAGGGAATTTGCAGCGAGAGGAACAGACTAAAAATATGAGTGTGACAGAGAGAAATAGCAGGCACACTGTTTATCAGCTGTCCTGGAatttctctctcagacacacacaaacatacaatcaCACAGCGGCATACAAACATACACTGAACCTGTTTTCAGTAAGCCACCTTGCAGGGACAAATATAACTAACAAAAGGACACTCCGTCCTTCACTGGCAGAGAGAAACAAATTTAATGTCTTCATTGCAAACCCACTGGTGGATGACAGTTTAGGACATACACAAGCCTTTTGCTTGCTAGTGATTGgttgatttatgaaaaatattaccAGATATGTGACAGAAACTTCAAAAGGAAAAagttgttaaaattaaatacaaataaaaaaataatcaaattaaacaaacaaactacaAAGAGAATGTGGAAGAGGAAGACATTGAGAATAAAGGGACATGTTTACCTGTACAATGCTGGGGTAGCAGGAGGCTGTCTGGGGGTAAACAGGGAGTCCGTAGGGCTGAAGGATTACTGTAGGGGAGGACAGCATGGTGCATAACCagaaaaaggacagaaaaaaggTACAGCTAAAAGGGATGGGAAACCGGGGAAAGAGAGAAGGGAAGGAGAGCTTTCGAATCAAGAAAGAACCACCAGACTGAGAAAGTTTAGAATCCAAACAGAGGAGGAAAAAGACCCAGGGgcatgaaaaagaaaaggaaagagaagagTGGGCTGCGCTGCACTAATGGCTGGTGTCACAACTTCTAGGTgataaaatgagaataaaaaaaataaaaccctatTCAAGAGTTCAAAGTCCCGAGCAGAGGAGATCAGTACTACTGAAAGATCTCTCTGGGACaccgcatgtgtgtgtgtgtgtgtcagtggatATATTTGATGGACAGAAACACATGTTCAGAGTTGTGTTACACTCCTTTAAATAGTCCCCTTTCCTCTTAGTTGTGCTGGTATCAGCAGTAGAAATTAACCTGATAGTCATGCAGCAATTCACAATTTAGTccaaattttattaatttttttatgaaacttacccacaagtattttttaaaaatgcatgatgctagaataaaatatttttgtttaaaagcagacaccctgttctttctttggatgtccTGTTCagatattcacataaaaaacatatacaaattcAACCCTAAATTGGGACGTAgtagtatgatgtaaagttcacttaaagaaaacttatgagtagcCTGTACTTGCAGTAGTATACTATAACAATCTATTAGTtgactgagactatacttcacatttaattagtaaactataaGTATAcctaagttcacttttagtataattgcagtgcaaactacaaacatagtggtaaactagttgtgtactcaaagtttgctactgttatacctAAAGTATTTTCCACCTATCTCGCAAAAATTGCTAAAATTCAGAAGAAGTTTTTGCGTATGATTTCCTACTCTTCTAAATATGTTTCTTCTGCACCTCTATTTCTCAGATACAAGATTTTATCAATTGAGAAAGTCaatgtttatttatcatgcaTATTTATTCATAAGTTTATTTATAAGAGAGAAGATATCCCACCAACATTACAACActtctttacttttatttcagatacTCATATCCATCAAACCAGGCATAGAGAAATAAATCTTTTCTTACCGTTCGCTAGAACTTCAGGTCATAAAACTGACCTCAGCTTTAGGGGTCCTCAACTATGGAGTAAATTAAGTTTGTCTCTAAGATCCACGTCCTCTTTGCTTGTCTTTAAAAAACAGTTGAAAGATCTTTTGATTTCACAATGACAGCTTTTGTTATAGTACTCTGCAGTATACTATAGTCTTGTTGACTCTCATATGTTGCTTTTTACTTTTGTTTCTCCTTTACTATTACCCTTTAACATCTGTAACTTTAAGTTATTTTCATTAGGATAATCATgcttctgaaaatgttttttccctctttttttttattatttttctacttATTTTGTCTGCGTgcctttttctgtttatttatgcaAGTGGAGTGGAACTCTGTATAAACCCAATTGGGTTTCGTTTCCTCCTTGTACTGTATCCATGTGATATCCGtgcagaacaaataaataaaataaaaaagtatacttatatatactagaaagtgggccaatttagtccaaaggagtattgaaacagtgcACTTACTAGTAAACTACTAGAACAATGATTTTGTATAGCCTACTTgatacataaagtatacttaaaaatgtacttgaactttacttaagtatacttaataaaataaacttgaagtgtATACTATTTTTTGGTAAGGGTTTATATCTTTAGTGTTGTGAGAAGGGAAAAAACGCATGAGAAatctaacaaaaatatttattttgcataaagcAAACTGTGAAAGGTGAGTGACTTTAGATTTGTTCTCTAAGCTCTTTCGTAAGCCTATATGGCCCCTCATTATAACAGAAATGCAACAGATACTTAAAATCATTCATGACATTGTCACAACAGTTCAGCATCACAGCAGACAAGTTTCACACTTGTAAATACGACTTCGTTCGGTCATTCATGAGCACAGAACTCGTAAATATGATATTTCCGATTGCAGCCTTCGCAAGTTCTTcggttgtaattattatttttgacagaAATTCATATTTTGACCAGCAGGGGAAGCAAACAATTCATAAATCGTGATGTTAACGGAAGACATCTGACCGTACTCGCAAAGttttgtgggtaatgtagtttaaaaagcaCATATAAATATCCGGGAAGCAAGAACGCACGTTCTCTTTTCTTGGCGAGCCTGATACAGACAGGTAATGGCGGCATGGTCTTCAGTATTTCTGTCCTTGTTTCTGACGAATACCCGTTCACCTaaacattatgaaatatataatatagtaagGGGCTGTTTTATACGCACAGTATCTCGTAAGTAACGTTAAGTTATATTATGTGGAGCGACGAGCTTTAGCGCAACGTGCTTCCACAAGGCGCGTCCAGGCCTAGTCACGAATTGATACCTCGTGCTCTTCAAATTTAATTGTATCTCTACCTTGAATTGttgaatttattaaattgttattttacttGGAATTTAAATTGTATAACCTGAGGTTGGGCccgtaataaaataatttgtcaaaGTGTTTTGTAACTACCAATGCAGGATATGATGGTTGTGAACTGGCTGAGTGTTACAGTTTTAATAACCGTTTATATTAACTATAAGTTAATGTTTGATTCCCAGGCGTCAATAAGTGGCCATGCCGGTTGCCAGGAGCTGGGTTTGTAGTAAGACATACGTCACCCCAAGACGTCCCTTCGAGAAGTCACGTCTCGACCAGGAGTTGAAACTCATtggtaaggaaaaaaaaattaattgcagattattattattattattattattattaaaactttttttaatctgGATTTCTTTTTCTCCACAGGCGAGTATGGCCTCAGAAATAAGAGAGAAGTCTGGCGGGTGAAATTCACTCTGGCCAAAATCCGCAAGGCTGCCAGAGAGCTTCTCACTCTGGATGAGAAGGATCCGAAGCGTCTCTTTGAGGGTAAACTAGCTGACTTGCCTAAAACTTAATGGCCAGTGATTTAAAAGAGTACTAGTCAGATTGTCAGTGTTGCCAAGAATTCCTCGTCAATGAGGCCATCTTATTACTATAAATTTGATATCTgaaattatcacttttttttttttgctaactgTTCAACTTTTACTTCTAGGTAATGCTTTGCTCAGGCGTCTGGTGCGCATTGGTGTGCTGGATGAGGGCAAGATGAAGCTTGATTACATTCTGGGCTTGAAAGTGGAGGACTTCTTGGAGAGGAGGCTGCAGACTCAGGTCTTCAAGCTTGGACTGGCCAAAAGCATCCATCATGCTCGTGTGCTCATTCGTCAGAGGCACATCCGGTAAGAGCTGAATTATTCAAGCCCTTATAGTTCAGGACTTAATCATGTTAGCTGTCTTTTTCCTGTACGTGTGGGTTGGTATGATGGTTACCATCCTGGTTTTCTGAACATGCATTGAGGTTTTCTTCCTCTTTCATTAGCTGCCCATGTTTAAACCCCTCCGGGTGAGGGGGAATGGTATATTCTGCAAGGTCAATTCGGTGATTAAACCGTATACCTTTGCTCGTAAAAGATAAGCCCATAAACCACAGCTCCCGCTGATGTCTGGGGGGCTTTATTGCACAAAACAGTCCACCAGGTAATGTATATGGGCACTTGGCAGATATTGTACTGAAACAAAACTGCACTTCTCTTGGCCTGTGATTAAACTAAACACTGTCAGACTGTCAGTGGTGTCAAGAATTCCTCGTCAATGAGGCCTCGAGATCTGCAGTATCAACTTTGAAGCCTTTAGTAACCTTTGCACATTTGCCAAAGTATTGATTCATTTATGTTCTGCAGGGTGCGTAAGCAGGTTGTGAACATCCCCTCCTTTGTGGTGAGGCTGGACAGCCAGAAGCACATCGACTTCTCTCTCCGCTCTCCGTATGGTGGTGGCCGCCCTGGCCGAGTAAAGCGAAAGAATGCCAAGAAGGCCCAGGGTGGTGGTGGAGGtggtgatgatgaagaggaggattaAACTCATTCCTCTCAGAGGGGTGGAGGGACACTCTGCTCCCTTAAGTTTTCAATAAAAATGGTTTGTTCCAAATAATCTTGTCTTCATTTGAGTCAAACTATTACGTGCTTTCATAAAATAAGTAGGtacattcaatattttaaattaaatgttgcatTCTTAATTTTATGGACTAAAGTGAAGTATCACTTTAGCAAATTGACTGAATGATCTTAGAGACTCTAAAGCTGTATAATGGACCCAAACTAGACTAAAGGTTTTGTTGCAAAACACTTGTTAGTTTGTGATCAAGTTACATTGTGTGAAGTGCACTCCTGTGTAGGATATGGTAAACAAATTTCTAACACCTAATTCCAGTGAATGCATTAGATTTTGATTTATCTACTACAAGTAAACCACTTGAAGAATAGCAAAGTGCTGTAAATGCTAAAACCCATCTCTGCTGCAAATCTGTGTTTTATGATTCCATTTTAATCTTAAATGTCACCTAAATTAAAACCACAACAGACAGGGGCCTTGTACGTGTATTAAAAATAAGGTAGATGGAAAGTTCAATCAGAATACAGCTAATCAGATCATTTAACCCCCCACTATGAATCAAACTGAAATACTGAATGAATAAACCCACTTTCACTGGGATACATCCGCTATAAGCAGCTATTGAATCTaaactacattaaaataatatacagtatctgAATTCTTGTATCTTTTTGACTACACTTGAAGCTAGTATAAATTTACCTTAATACACAAAGTTTTAGTTAAATTATCTTTATCCCTTGCACTCTTCAATGGATCTTGAACTGTGTGGAAGTCTTGTGCTTCGGCCTCAGAAATGTGATTTTCATCTAGGAGGCATCTTAGGGACTGGTTTGACCTCTCGTCTCAGTGTAGCCCACATTGCTTGTCTGGTCACTCTGAGTGACAAAATATGAAACCATAGACAACTACTGTGAGCAGATGTAAGTTGCATTACACTTAAGATAGctgtaagatattttaagtgtttgttcTTACCTCCCACCATCCCTTTCCTGTGTTTTAGCAGTGCAGAAAAAATAAAGATGTCCTTTTTAACATAACTCATTACATGTATTAAGATAACATTGGTGTGTAACTACTATTTGCTGACCTTTAGTCGGTGCCCTGTTACACTGCCTATCTTCTTTGTTACTCCCAAGGTATCGAATGAGTGGCTTCGCACCCTAATAGCTCTCTTAAGATGGAGAGAGTCACATAAAGACACTGAATTGAAGCTCGTTTTAATGTCAAACTGTAATAAGCACAAATCCGGTAACAATATCAAGGCCTATTGTGCATTATTCTCAGTGAGGAGAAGTTGTCAATGAAATCCTCCACCACCCTCTGCAACACTCCTCACCCTTCAGATGCTCAGCAGTAACAGCTCTCCCAACATGCACTGGGATCGATAGGATAATTCAGATCACAGTGCTTCCAAAAAAAACGAACATGTACGGAACTGAGATCATAATAGGAGAGAAGAGAAGCACGTGTTTAAAATTGAGGCTGTgacaaattaattattagttaATATTCTTCTCACTGCAATGAAACAATGCAAGAAGTGAGATCTGATGACATCCAAAATTAAGGGAGTATTACCTTCCTGATAAATTAGGGCAACGTCATTCCCAATGTGAGAAGAAAAAGAGATGAGTCGAGTtgtaattcaaggaaaaataagTTGGTATAAGTTTTTCAACAGCTCTGTGCAGCTGCTGTTAGAAGCTCCGGTTCCCATAGAAACCTTTGACTTGTGCTTATTGTAACTGCACatgcttgagagagagagagaaaaagctttttaacactattttaagtataagaaacaacatttatggagctcttttttttttacatttgcaatttAATTGTTAGTTTAGCTGGCAGTTTATGAGATTTCAAGATTCCTCAAATCATTTAGATTGGTATGAGGAGCCATATAGGCCATAATTATTGAAAAgacataaaattacataaaagtgtttaaag is drawn from Carassius auratus strain Wakin unplaced genomic scaffold, ASM336829v1 scaf_tig00216981, whole genome shotgun sequence and contains these coding sequences:
- the LOC113099610 gene encoding 40S ribosomal protein S9, encoding MPVARSWVCSKTYVTPRRPFEKSRLDQELKLIGEYGLRNKREVWRVKFTLAKIRKAARELLTLDEKDPKRLFEGNALLRRLVRIGVLDEGKMKLDYILGLKVEDFLERRLQTQVFKLGLAKSIHHARVLIRQRHIRVRKQVVNIPSFVVRLDSQKHIDFSLRSPYGGGRPGRVKRKNAKKAQGGGGGGDDEEED